Part of the Carboxydocella sporoproducens DSM 16521 genome is shown below.
GAACCGGCCCAGATCAAAGCCGGACAGGTATTTGCCCTGGTGGTGGAAACGGCCACCACCCCTTATACCTGGGAAGAAACTGTTTATGAACAGCAGCCTGATGGCAGTGTTGTAGAAAAGAAAGTAAGACGAAGTCGGCCCTGTCCGGGAGCAAAATATGTACAGGCCCGCTTTCCTGATGGACAGCAGGTGCTGCTGGAACCGACAAATCCGGCCGGGACACCGGCTAACACCTGGCAATTGCCTGTTAATCCCCGGTCGAAAAACAGAGCTCGCATCCATTTCACTGATCCCTATTTACCGGATGGACTTTATCCGGTTACCATTATCGCTGGCGGGGCGGGGGATAATGGTAACCTTTCGGCCCGCACGGTGATAAAAGTGGTGATTAAGGGCAGTATACTGGAAGGAATTAAGAGCAGATTGACATATTGAAAAAAATCAAAAGAGGTCCCTTGCATTACATGCAAAGGACCTCTTTTCTTGTCTTAAAAAAGGCAAAATCGGCTTTGTTTATACTTCCATGATGATGGGCAAAATCATGGGTCTTCTCCTGGTCTTTTCATAAAGATATTTACCGATGCTGTCTCTAATTCCGGCTTTGATCGAAGCCCAATCAGCATTCCCTCTGACCTGGGTCTTCTCAATCGCGATCTTCACCTTCTCTTTGGCTTCTTCCATTAGCTTTTCCGCCTCACGGACATAGACGAAACCTCGTGAAACAATATCTGGACCTGCTACAATGGCACCGGTCTCTTTGTTCATTGTCACCACTACAATCAAAATCCCATCCTGGGCCAACTGCTTTCTATCCCGCAATACAATATTTCCCACATCGCCTACACCCAGGCCGTCAACCAGTACTTTACCGGCAGTGGTGCGACCTGCCACCCGTCCACTTTTGCGTGTAAACTCCAGCACCTGACCATTTTCAGCCACAAAGATATTGGCTTCATCCATTCCCATTTCTTTTGCCAGCTGGGCGTGTTTAATCAAATGGCGATATTCCCCATGTACCGGGACGAAAAACTTAGGCCTAACCAGGTTGAGCATCAGTTTTAGCTCCTCCTGGCTAGGGTGCCCGGAAACGTGAATACCGGAAAACTTTTCGTAAATTACTTCCGCCCCTTGTTTAAACAGGCTATTGATTACACGGGAAACCATGCGCTCATTTCCAGGGATGGGAGTAGCTGAAATAATTACCGTATCACCTGGTAAAATTTCCACTTGACGATGGTCTGCATTAGCCATGCGGGTAAGGGCAGACATAGGTTCACCCTGGCTACCAGTGGTCAAAATCACAACCTCATTGGCAGGATAGTCGTTGATATCATCCAGATCAATCATGATATCTTCCGGATAAGTCAAATACCCCAGCTCTGTGGCAATATTAACAACATTGACCATACTCCGCCCTGAAACAGCAACTTTTCTGCCATATTTGTGAGCCGCATTAATTACTTGCTGCAAACGATGAACATTGGAAGCAAAAGTGGCAACAATTATCCGGTTTTTGGCATTCTGAAAGGTTTCATCGAAAGTCAAACCTACTGTCCGCTCAGACATGGTATAGCCAGGGCGTTCCGCATTGGTACTATCTGCCAGTAAAACCAGAACTCCCTGATCGCCAAGCTCAGCGAATTTATGAAAATCGGTTACTTCCCCATCAACAGGAGTTTGGTCAAACTTGAAGTCCCCGGTATGCACAATCACACCTAACGGAGTTCTGACCGCTATTGCTACCGCATCAGGTATGCTGTGGCTGACCCGGATAAACTCCACTTTAAAAGGTCCGATGGTCACACTGTCTCTGGGTTTTACTGCCACTAACTTGCACTGCCCTAAAATCCCCGCCTCTCTCAACTTTCCCTGCAAAAGCCCTAAAGTCAATCTGGTCCCATAAACCGGCACATTCAGTTGTTTCAAGACATAGGGTAAAGCGCCGATATGGTCCTCATGTCCGTGGGTGAGGACTATCCCCCTGACCATTTCCTTATTTTCCAACAGATAGGTGATATCCGGAATCACAAAATCAATACCAGGCATATCATCTTCAGGAAACATCAAACCTGCATCAATAACCAGAATGTTATCCTCATACTTTACTACCATCATGTTTTTGCCAATTTCCCCCAGACCACCCAGGGGAATTAATGTAATTTTACCCTTGGCCGCAGCCATGGATACACCTCCTGACTTTTCTTTCTCTGCCCATCTTTGTGCCAGGAGAAGCAATCTTTTACCTCAGGTGATTCCGGATATAAGCCGCCCTTGCCACTTCGTAACAATTATACAGGAAAGCCAGTTCATTTACAAGTATTCCCCAAGAAAAGAAAAAAATCCGGGGCACCCCGGTTATAGCAATTTTGCTATTGCTGCTTTTATTTCTTCAGTAGCAGGGACTAAAGGCAGGCGTACACTGCCAACCTGAAAACCTTTAAGAGCCATCGCAGTTTTTACCGGTACTGGATTGGTAGTAATAAACAACCCCTTAAAAACAGGTATCAGTTCCCGATGCAAGCTGGCAGCAGTTTCGATATTGCCAGCAAGATAGCTTTCAATCATTTTTTTCATCTGCAGGCCTACAATATGAGCCGCTACACTAACTACTCCATAACAGCCCAGGCTTAACATGGGTAAAGTCAGACTATCATCACCGCTATAGACACGGAAGTTTGCCGGAACCAGACGTAGCAACTGACTTACCTGATCCAGGTTGCCGGAAGCCTCTTTAATAGCCACAATATTGGACACCTGAGCCAGTTCTGCCACCGTCTCCGGCAATAGATTGATTCCTGTTCTGCCCGGAATATTATAGAGCATAATGGGTAACCCAGTGGATTCTGCTACTGCCCGGAAGTGAGCTTTTAACCCGTTTTGACAGGGCTTATTATAGTAGGGAACTACCAGCATTACCCCATCTACACCCAGTTTTTCTGCTTCTTTGGTCAGAGCTATAGATTCTTTGGTATTATAGGAACCGGTTCCAGCAATAACCCGGGCTTTATTGCCCACCGCCTCCTTTACCGCCGCATAAAGCTTAAT
Proteins encoded:
- the dapA gene encoding 4-hydroxy-tetrahydrodipicolinate synthase, whose protein sequence is MDFGRLITAMITPFTENDEVNYSEAQKIAQYLVDNGSDGIVVTGTTGESPTLTKEEKIKLYAAVKEAVGNKARVIAGTGSYNTKESIALTKEAEKLGVDGVMLVVPYYNKPCQNGLKAHFRAVAESTGLPIMLYNIPGRTGINLLPETVAELAQVSNIVAIKEASGNLDQVSQLLRLVPANFRVYSGDDSLTLPMLSLGCYGVVSVAAHIVGLQMKKMIESYLAGNIETAASLHRELIPVFKGLFITTNPVPVKTAMALKGFQVGSVRLPLVPATEEIKAAIAKLL
- a CDS encoding ribonuclease J, with translation MAAAKGKITLIPLGGLGEIGKNMMVVKYEDNILVIDAGLMFPEDDMPGIDFVIPDITYLLENKEMVRGIVLTHGHEDHIGALPYVLKQLNVPVYGTRLTLGLLQGKLREAGILGQCKLVAVKPRDSVTIGPFKVEFIRVSHSIPDAVAIAVRTPLGVIVHTGDFKFDQTPVDGEVTDFHKFAELGDQGVLVLLADSTNAERPGYTMSERTVGLTFDETFQNAKNRIIVATFASNVHRLQQVINAAHKYGRKVAVSGRSMVNVVNIATELGYLTYPEDIMIDLDDINDYPANEVVILTTGSQGEPMSALTRMANADHRQVEILPGDTVIISATPIPGNERMVSRVINSLFKQGAEVIYEKFSGIHVSGHPSQEELKLMLNLVRPKFFVPVHGEYRHLIKHAQLAKEMGMDEANIFVAENGQVLEFTRKSGRVAGRTTAGKVLVDGLGVGDVGNIVLRDRKQLAQDGILIVVVTMNKETGAIVAGPDIVSRGFVYVREAEKLMEEAKEKVKIAIEKTQVRGNADWASIKAGIRDSIGKYLYEKTRRRPMILPIIMEV